A genomic region of Leptolyngbya sp. NIES-2104 contains the following coding sequences:
- the cbiT gene encoding precorrin-6Y C5,15-methyltransferase subunit CbiT produces MPSPLWSYVTPGIPDELFENLPGIPMSQREIRLLLLCQLRLTANSVLWDIGAGTGTIPVEAGLLCPQGKIVAIERDEEVAALIQRNCDRFGVKNVEIIEGSAPECLKTLKQMPDRVCIEGGRSIKEILAEVWQHLKPQGRIVVTAANLENLYKISESFAELHARNIEVVQSAINRLETRGTSQSFVSVDPIFVLSGEKLE; encoded by the coding sequence ATGCCTTCTCCTCTCTGGTCGTATGTCACCCCTGGAATTCCCGATGAATTATTCGAGAATCTCCCTGGAATTCCGATGAGCCAGCGTGAAATTCGGCTGTTGTTGCTTTGTCAACTTCGGCTAACAGCGAACTCGGTGCTGTGGGACATTGGAGCCGGAACCGGAACGATTCCCGTAGAAGCCGGATTGCTTTGTCCTCAAGGGAAAATTGTGGCGATCGAACGAGACGAAGAAGTTGCCGCCCTGATTCAGCGAAACTGCGATCGCTTCGGAGTCAAAAACGTTGAAATCATTGAAGGAAGCGCTCCGGAGTGTTTGAAAACGCTTAAACAAATGCCCGATCGCGTTTGTATCGAAGGAGGTCGATCGATTAAAGAAATTCTCGCGGAAGTTTGGCAACATCTCAAACCTCAAGGTCGAATCGTTGTCACTGCGGCAAACTTAGAGAATCTGTACAAAATTTCTGAAAGTTTTGCTGAGCTTCATGCCCGAAATATTGAGGTTGTACAGTCAGCGATTAATCGGCTCGAAACCCGTGGTACCAGTCAATCCTTTGTCTCGGTCGATCCGATCTTTGTACTGAGTGGTGAAAAGCTGGAGTGA
- a CDS encoding aminotransferase class I/II-fold pyridoxal phosphate-dependent enzyme translates to MRVPLLEMLANCAQSQNAAFHTPGHKRGQGSFAAFQELIGDRALRADLPELPELDNLFAPQGAIDEAQKLAAETFGAEQTWFLANGSTCGIIATILATCNPGDKILLPRNVHQSAISGLILSGAVPIFLPPEYDPVLDIAHSVTPKTVETALKQHPDAKAVLVIHPTYFGVCGDLSAIANLTHSFGIPLLVDEAHGAHFAFHPDFPISALSAGADLTVQSTHKTLSALTQASMLHVQGSRIERDRISRALQLVQSTSPNYLLLASLDAARAQMAIEGKALMTRTLELADRARSQIQSVLEFSNCFAVDRTRVTITVSHLGLDGFAADELLQTFGVTAEFPSLQHLTFIVSLGNTEADIDRLIEACDRLPVSEPITPLSGKIEQSFSVPSLSPREAFFAASHLVPLEQAIDQISAELICPYPPGIPVLLPGERITKNAIAQLQTVLQAGGFISGCSDPTLNRLKIVS, encoded by the coding sequence ATGCGAGTCCCACTCCTCGAAATGCTGGCAAACTGCGCTCAAAGCCAGAATGCCGCATTTCACACACCTGGACACAAACGCGGTCAGGGAAGTTTTGCGGCATTTCAGGAATTAATTGGCGATCGAGCTTTACGAGCCGATTTACCAGAATTGCCCGAACTCGATAATTTATTTGCACCCCAAGGCGCGATCGACGAAGCGCAAAAATTAGCGGCAGAAACTTTCGGAGCCGAGCAAACTTGGTTTCTAGCGAATGGCTCGACGTGTGGAATCATTGCGACAATTCTCGCCACTTGTAATCCAGGCGATAAAATTCTGCTGCCTCGAAACGTTCACCAATCCGCGATTTCTGGATTAATCTTGTCGGGCGCAGTTCCGATTTTTTTGCCGCCTGAATATGATCCGGTGCTCGATATTGCTCACTCTGTCACACCTAAAACAGTTGAAACTGCTCTAAAACAGCATCCTGATGCCAAAGCGGTTTTGGTAATTCATCCGACGTACTTTGGCGTTTGTGGCGATTTGAGCGCGATCGCCAATCTTACTCACAGCTTTGGAATCCCGCTCCTAGTCGATGAAGCTCACGGCGCACATTTCGCCTTTCATCCCGATTTTCCGATTTCCGCACTGTCCGCAGGCGCAGATCTGACCGTTCAATCGACTCATAAAACATTATCCGCGCTCACTCAGGCATCAATGCTGCACGTTCAGGGGTCACGAATTGAGCGCGATCGCATTTCTCGTGCTCTTCAACTCGTGCAATCGACTAGCCCGAATTATCTCCTGCTCGCGTCTCTCGATGCTGCCCGCGCACAAATGGCAATCGAGGGCAAAGCATTGATGACTCGAACTTTAGAACTTGCCGATCGTGCTCGATCTCAAATTCAATCAGTTTTAGAATTTTCAAACTGTTTCGCCGTCGATCGCACTCGTGTCACGATCACCGTTTCTCATCTCGGTTTAGATGGCTTTGCCGCTGATGAATTGCTGCAAACGTTCGGGGTAACGGCAGAATTTCCATCACTTCAACATCTGACGTTCATCGTGAGTTTGGGAAATACCGAAGCGGACATTGATCGATTAATCGAAGCGTGCGATCGTCTTCCCGTCAGTGAGCCAATCACGCCACTTTCAGGAAAAATCGAGCAATCTTTCTCAGTTCCGTCACTTTCTCCGCGTGAAGCCTTCTTTGCTGCCTCTCATTTAGTTCCTTTAGAGCAAGCGATCGATCAAATTAGCGCTGAGTTAATTTGTCCGTATCCGCCGGGAATTCCGGTTTTGCTACCCGGTGAAAGAATTACGAAAAATGCGATCGCACAACTTCAAACAGTGCTTCAAGCAGGCGGATTTATCAGCGGATGTAGCGATCCAACGTTAAATCGATTAAAAATCGTATCCTGA
- the ychF gene encoding redox-regulated ATPase YchF → MMLRAGIVGLPNVGKSTLFNAVVANAKAQAANYPFCTIEPNVGTVAVPDDRLNALTTISKSAETIPARVEFVDIAGLVKGASKGEGLGNQFLANIREVDAIVHVVRCFENDDIIHVAGSVDPVRDIEIINLELGLADLDQIDRRLDRTRKQARSNKEAQQEVEVLERLSAALNEGKSARQVPLNEEEEALVKPLGLLSRKPVIYGCNVSEEDLATGNEWVEQVRAVAAQENAQVVVISAQVESELVELPEEDRADFLASLGVEEGGLKSLIRATYELLGLQTYFTTGPKETRAWTIKIGSLAPQAAGVIHSDFERGFIRAETVAYKDLVAHGSMNAAKEKGLVRSEGKDYLVQDGDVMLFRFNV, encoded by the coding sequence ATCATGCTAAGAGCCGGGATTGTTGGCTTACCCAACGTTGGAAAATCAACTTTATTTAATGCGGTCGTCGCGAATGCGAAAGCCCAAGCCGCCAACTATCCCTTTTGTACGATCGAACCGAATGTCGGAACGGTTGCAGTCCCAGACGATCGCTTAAACGCCCTGACCACAATTTCAAAATCCGCTGAAACGATTCCAGCGCGAGTTGAATTCGTAGACATCGCGGGCTTAGTGAAGGGAGCTTCAAAAGGGGAAGGCTTGGGCAACCAATTCTTGGCAAATATTCGCGAAGTCGATGCGATCGTGCACGTTGTTCGCTGTTTTGAGAATGACGATATTATTCACGTTGCGGGATCGGTTGATCCGGTGCGGGACATTGAAATTATCAATCTAGAACTGGGACTGGCGGATCTCGATCAAATCGATCGACGATTAGATCGGACTCGGAAACAAGCTCGATCGAACAAAGAAGCTCAGCAAGAAGTGGAAGTGTTAGAGCGTCTAAGTGCTGCACTCAATGAAGGCAAATCTGCGCGTCAAGTGCCTTTGAATGAGGAGGAGGAAGCTTTGGTCAAGCCGCTCGGATTACTGTCGCGTAAGCCTGTGATTTATGGTTGCAACGTCTCCGAGGAAGATCTAGCAACGGGCAATGAATGGGTTGAGCAAGTTCGAGCCGTCGCAGCACAGGAAAATGCTCAAGTGGTCGTGATTTCCGCGCAAGTAGAATCCGAATTAGTAGAATTACCGGAAGAAGATCGGGCTGATTTTCTCGCATCTTTGGGGGTCGAAGAAGGCGGACTAAAATCGCTCATTCGCGCTACTTACGAGCTTCTCGGACTGCAAACTTATTTCACTACGGGACCAAAAGAAACTCGCGCTTGGACGATCAAAATCGGCAGTCTTGCACCTCAAGCCGCTGGAGTGATTCACAGTGATTTTGAGCGAGGATTTATTCGGGCAGAAACCGTTGCGTACAAAGATTTAGTGGCACACGGATCAATGAATGCTGCGAAGGAAAAAGGACTCGTCCGGAGTGAGGGAAAAGACTACCTGGTGCAGGATGGCGATGTGATGCTGTTCCGATTTAATGTGTAG
- a CDS encoding TRC40/GET3/ArsA family transport-energizing ATPase, which yields MRVILMTGKGGVGKTSVAAATGLRCAELGYRTLVLSTDPAHSLADSFDLELGHEPKQVRPNLWGAELDALMELEGNWGAVKRYITQVLQARGLEGVQAEELAILPGMDEIFGLVRMKRHYDEGEFDVLIIDSAPTGTALRLLSLPEVGGWYMRKFYKPFQGISVALRPLVEPIFRPIAGFSLPDKEVMDAPYEFYEQIEALEKVLTDPTQTTVRLVMNPEKMVIKESLRAHAYLSLYNVATDLVVANRIIPDSVSDPFFQQWKENQRQYREEIQNNFSPLPIKEVPLYSQEMCGLEALDRLKETLYSNDEDPSQVYYKETTLRVVQEQNQYSLELYLPGIEKSQIELSKTGDELNVRIGNHRRNLVLPQALAALQPSGAKMEEDYLKIKFSDPARV from the coding sequence ATGCGCGTAATTCTAATGACGGGAAAAGGCGGTGTCGGTAAAACCTCGGTCGCGGCTGCAACCGGACTCCGCTGTGCCGAATTAGGATATCGGACACTGGTGTTAAGTACTGATCCGGCTCACTCACTTGCTGATAGTTTTGACCTCGAACTTGGACACGAGCCGAAACAAGTTCGCCCGAATCTTTGGGGGGCTGAACTCGATGCGCTGATGGAACTTGAAGGCAACTGGGGAGCGGTAAAGCGCTACATTACCCAAGTCTTGCAGGCGCGAGGACTCGAAGGCGTTCAAGCAGAAGAATTGGCGATTTTGCCGGGAATGGATGAGATCTTCGGATTGGTGCGGATGAAGCGGCACTATGACGAAGGCGAATTTGATGTATTGATTATCGATTCGGCTCCGACGGGAACGGCGCTACGATTGCTGAGTTTGCCAGAAGTCGGCGGTTGGTACATGCGGAAATTTTACAAGCCGTTTCAGGGAATTTCTGTTGCGCTGCGTCCGTTGGTTGAACCGATTTTTCGCCCGATCGCTGGTTTTTCGCTTCCAGACAAAGAAGTGATGGATGCGCCTTACGAATTTTACGAACAAATCGAAGCGCTCGAAAAAGTTCTCACCGATCCAACTCAAACGACGGTGCGGCTCGTGATGAATCCTGAAAAGATGGTGATCAAAGAATCCCTCCGCGCCCATGCGTATTTGAGTTTGTACAATGTGGCGACTGATTTAGTGGTCGCAAATCGGATCATTCCAGACTCGGTTTCTGATCCATTTTTCCAACAGTGGAAAGAGAATCAGCGGCAATATCGCGAAGAAATTCAGAATAACTTTTCGCCGTTGCCGATCAAGGAAGTGCCTTTGTATTCGCAGGAAATGTGTGGATTGGAAGCGCTCGATCGCTTAAAAGAAACGCTCTATTCAAACGACGAAGATCCGTCACAGGTTTACTACAAGGAAACGACTTTGCGCGTGGTTCAAGAACAGAATCAGTACAGCTTAGAGCTATATTTGCCGGGAATTGAAAAATCTCAAATTGAACTAAGCAAAACGGGCGATGAGTTAAATGTCCGAATTGGCAATCATCGCCGTAATTTGGTTTTGCCTCAAGCACTGGCAGCATTACAGCCGAGTGGCGCGAAGATGGAAGAGGATTATCTGAAGATTAAATTCAGCGATCCGGCGAGAGTGTAG
- a CDS encoding type II toxin-antitoxin system HicB family antitoxin has product MNQYSMVVQWSEEDRLFLVTIPEFVDRVMMPCTYGKTRSEAIDRGEEVIEMYLEAWQAEGQPIPEPSVLQLA; this is encoded by the coding sequence ATGAATCAGTACAGTATGGTGGTTCAATGGTCAGAAGAGGATCGACTTTTCTTAGTGACTATTCCAGAGTTTGTCGATCGCGTAATGATGCCTTGCACCTACGGAAAGACGCGCTCCGAGGCAATCGATCGAGGTGAAGAAGTGATTGAAATGTACTTGGAAGCTTGGCAAGCGGAAGGACAACCCATTCCTGAACCGAGTGTGCTTCAGCTTGCTTAA
- a CDS encoding DUF3137 domain-containing protein — translation MAEKDPSQTEQPASSVEQSEDLEPQEKSSGLPQRSLKEFKDFCHQRLIADLKEIEKLRKKVLSAIEISIAIFVIMIVLVLVSTPAMIDKVILPTYKYCDLTHESPHRSVGKYRDGRLVPNTYVVQECTVIHNRNWRRDGAIVVTTSLLIIGIISFLWIAFYSSSTEFYGQGFQRRIIREIVQFLDPEQNLAFTRGNNSFVLFALQKSCFFSKIDEGVYLKQNHCVAGKISHSEVVFSEIVLQKEITHSWIHSWIHNIFKYICQFSWKSKPVLSIATLIFLFLGWQNRSFLLIATLIFLLLSIVRGAPYCIGRIAKGQRIDFEHFRSEIVFNAVSRQPIFKGIFFTSDFNKTFRGKTVIVPNNLTSKVNFLNQHRGQRVKLEDPEFSKFFSVYSNDQIGARYVLSTSMMQRIVDFRKKANRDLFIALVDSQLYIAVPSEEDLFEPRLFKTMLSFNPMREYFETLQLMMSIVEDLNLNQRIWKL, via the coding sequence ATGGCAGAGAAAGATCCTTCGCAGACTGAGCAACCTGCGTCGAGTGTAGAGCAATCGGAAGACTTAGAACCTCAAGAGAAAAGCTCAGGTTTACCGCAGAGATCTCTAAAAGAATTTAAGGATTTCTGTCATCAACGATTGATAGCAGATTTGAAAGAAATCGAAAAATTAAGGAAAAAAGTTTTATCAGCAATTGAAATCTCCATAGCAATCTTCGTAATCATGATTGTGCTAGTGCTGGTATCTACACCAGCAATGATAGATAAGGTAATATTGCCAACCTATAAGTATTGTGACTTAACGCACGAATCTCCTCATCGATCAGTAGGAAAATACCGTGATGGCAGATTAGTTCCTAATACTTATGTAGTTCAAGAATGCACTGTTATTCATAACAGGAATTGGAGACGAGATGGAGCTATAGTTGTAACGACTTCCTTATTGATAATTGGAATTATTTCTTTTCTATGGATAGCTTTTTATTCTTCTTCCACCGAGTTTTACGGACAGGGCTTTCAGAGAAGGATAATCAGAGAAATCGTTCAGTTTCTTGATCCAGAGCAGAATCTTGCATTTACTAGAGGCAACAATAGTTTTGTTTTATTTGCTCTTCAGAAAAGTTGCTTTTTCAGTAAAATTGACGAGGGTGTATACCTTAAGCAAAATCATTGTGTTGCTGGGAAGATCAGTCATTCAGAAGTTGTCTTCTCAGAAATTGTCTTGCAGAAGGAGATTACCCACTCTTGGATTCACTCCTGGATTCACAATATATTCAAATATATTTGTCAATTTAGCTGGAAGAGTAAACCAGTTTTGTCGATCGCAACGCTGATATTTCTGTTTCTTGGCTGGCAGAATCGCTCTTTTTTGTTGATTGCAACATTGATCTTTCTGCTTTTATCGATCGTGCGTGGTGCGCCATATTGTATCGGTCGAATTGCAAAAGGTCAGCGCATTGATTTCGAGCATTTCCGCAGCGAAATTGTGTTCAATGCTGTTTCTCGACAACCCATTTTTAAGGGAATTTTCTTCACTTCCGATTTCAATAAAACTTTCCGAGGAAAGACCGTCATTGTTCCAAACAATCTGACTTCAAAAGTAAATTTTTTGAATCAGCATCGGGGGCAACGTGTAAAGCTGGAAGATCCTGAATTTAGCAAGTTCTTCTCGGTTTATAGTAATGACCAAATCGGTGCAAGATACGTTCTTTCTACTTCTATGATGCAGCGAATTGTTGACTTTCGCAAAAAGGCAAATCGCGATCTATTCATTGCTTTAGTAGATAGTCAACTTTATATCGCTGTCCCGTCTGAAGAGGATTTGTTTGAGCCGCGATTGTTCAAGACGATGCTGAGTTTTAACCCAATGCGGGAGTATTTTGAAACGCTGCAATTGATGATGTCGATCGTTGAAGATCTCAACCTCAATCAACGCATTTGGAAACTTTAA
- a CDS encoding LemA family protein, translating into MVQVALFLLATIVIGAIALAITIWVLYNGLIAKKNDVERSFSSIDVILKKRIDLIPNLVASVQTYMKFEQQTLTEVTRLRSQVMTGGTTRNERIDLENQISRSLGNILVLSENYPELKSDTHCMHLQAAIYEIEEQISAARRFYNSAVTEYNNAIEAFPSNLIARLVNYQPRRFFEATEQDRQNVDVNALFNR; encoded by the coding sequence ATGGTACAAGTTGCGCTTTTTCTGCTGGCTACGATCGTCATCGGTGCGATCGCGCTTGCAATTACGATTTGGGTTCTCTACAACGGACTGATTGCGAAAAAGAACGATGTTGAGCGATCGTTTTCCAGCATTGATGTGATTCTCAAAAAACGAATTGATCTGATTCCGAATTTAGTCGCTTCAGTTCAGACCTACATGAAGTTTGAGCAGCAAACGTTAACCGAAGTGACGAGATTGCGATCGCAAGTCATGACAGGCGGAACAACGCGCAATGAGCGAATTGATTTAGAAAATCAGATTTCTCGATCGCTCGGTAACATTCTGGTACTGTCTGAAAACTATCCCGAACTAAAATCAGATACTCATTGTATGCACCTTCAAGCAGCAATCTACGAAATCGAGGAGCAAATCTCGGCAGCGAGACGCTTTTACAATTCCGCTGTGACTGAATATAACAATGCAATTGAGGCGTTTCCTAGCAATCTGATTGCACGATTAGTAAATTATCAACCGCGTCGATTTTTTGAAGCAACTGAACAAGATCGGCAGAACGTGGATGTAAATGCTCTATTCAACCGATAG
- the surE gene encoding 5'/3'-nucleotidase SurE, with protein MRLLVSNDDGVYALGIRTLANTLAEAGHEVTVVCPDRERSATGHGLTLHDPIRVVQMDHVFRPGIKAWACSGTPSDCVKLALWALLKEKPDFVLSGINHGSNLGTDVLYSGTVSAAMEGVIEGIPSIAFSLTSFESKEFQPAADYACTLIGQLEKDPLPELMLLNVNVPAIERSEIRGAIVTRQGVRRYTDVFEKRVDPRGKIYYWLSGELLEDVEDPDVPNDVPTDVEANRDRYITVTPLHYNLTSPLGLKLMQHRKLEV; from the coding sequence ATGCGACTCCTGGTCAGTAACGATGATGGTGTTTATGCGCTAGGGATTCGGACGCTTGCGAATACCTTGGCTGAAGCGGGACACGAAGTAACGGTGGTATGTCCCGATCGAGAACGTTCCGCCACAGGACACGGGTTAACGCTGCATGATCCGATTCGGGTGGTGCAGATGGATCACGTTTTTCGTCCTGGAATTAAAGCTTGGGCGTGTTCGGGTACTCCATCGGATTGTGTCAAATTAGCGCTTTGGGCGTTGTTGAAGGAAAAACCCGATTTTGTGCTGTCTGGCATTAATCACGGGTCAAATCTTGGAACCGATGTGCTTTACTCTGGGACGGTTTCGGCTGCAATGGAAGGGGTGATCGAAGGAATTCCGAGTATTGCGTTTAGTCTGACTAGCTTTGAATCAAAAGAGTTTCAGCCTGCGGCGGATTATGCTTGTACGCTGATTGGACAGTTAGAGAAAGATCCGTTGCCAGAATTGATGCTGCTGAATGTGAATGTGCCCGCGATCGAGCGTTCAGAAATTCGAGGTGCGATCGTGACTCGTCAAGGCGTTCGTCGTTACACCGATGTGTTTGAAAAGCGTGTTGATCCACGAGGCAAAATTTACTATTGGCTATCCGGTGAACTGCTCGAAGATGTGGAAGATCCAGATGTGCCGAATGATGTTCCAACCGATGTGGAAGCGAATCGCGATCGATACATCACCGTGACTCCACTCCACTACAATCTGACTTCACCGCTTGGCTTAAAACTGATGCAGCACCGAAAATTAGAAGTCTAA
- the pheS gene encoding phenylalanine--tRNA ligase subunit alpha — protein MAAQPNELESQLDAIRQEAKTAIVETTTLDQLEQLRVKYLGKKGPIPQVLGGMGKLDPAERPRIGARANEVKEAIQIDLDRKKDELQTAAIAAQLEAETIDVTMPGVMKPQGRLHPLNSTIDQVLDIFVGLGYTVAEGPEMETDYYNFEALNFLPDHPARDMQDTLYLPDGNLLRTHTSPVQIRYMEANDPPIRVAVPGKTYRRDTVDATHSAVFHQIEILAIDEGLTFTDLKGTIKVFLQELFGEVEIRFRPSFFPFTEPSAEVDVKWKGRWLEILGCGMVDPNVLKAVGYDPEVYTGFAAGFGVERLAMVLHQIDDIRRLYNSDLRFLKQF, from the coding sequence ATGGCGGCTCAACCGAACGAACTTGAATCACAATTAGATGCCATTCGGCAAGAAGCGAAAACCGCGATCGTCGAAACGACCACACTCGATCAGCTTGAACAATTGCGAGTCAAGTATCTCGGTAAAAAAGGTCCCATCCCGCAAGTGCTGGGCGGTATGGGCAAACTCGATCCGGCAGAACGTCCGCGCATCGGGGCACGCGCCAATGAGGTGAAAGAAGCAATTCAAATCGACCTCGATCGCAAAAAAGACGAACTTCAAACCGCAGCGATCGCGGCTCAACTCGAAGCCGAAACGATCGATGTGACAATGCCAGGAGTGATGAAGCCGCAAGGACGATTACACCCGCTCAATAGCACGATCGATCAAGTCCTCGATATTTTTGTCGGACTCGGTTACACGGTGGCAGAAGGTCCCGAAATGGAAACCGACTACTATAATTTCGAGGCGTTGAACTTCCTGCCAGATCACCCTGCACGAGATATGCAGGACACGCTTTATCTTCCCGATGGCAATCTGCTAAGAACGCATACTTCTCCGGTTCAAATCCGCTATATGGAAGCGAACGATCCACCGATTCGGGTTGCAGTTCCGGGAAAAACTTACAGACGGGATACGGTAGATGCCACTCACTCGGCTGTGTTTCATCAAATTGAAATTCTCGCGATCGATGAAGGTCTGACCTTTACGGATCTCAAAGGCACAATCAAAGTGTTCTTACAAGAACTTTTTGGTGAAGTCGAAATTCGATTCCGTCCGAGTTTCTTTCCGTTCACCGAGCCATCTGCGGAAGTAGATGTGAAGTGGAAAGGACGCTGGCTAGAAATTCTCGGTTGTGGAATGGTCGATCCGAATGTTCTCAAAGCGGTTGGGTATGACCCAGAGGTCTACACCGGATTTGCTGCGGGCTTTGGAGTCGAACGATTAGCAATGGTACTGCACCAAATCGATGATATTCGTCGGTTGTATAACAGTGATTTGAGATTCTTGAAACAGTTCTAA
- a CDS encoding YIP1 family protein, with amino-acid sequence MAANSGIWRTVKDAITLNGQLYEDAQNTPKTQGLALSIVILAALSRAIGSVVILILTRTTLIAAVLAIVLDLLSVVIGYYVWTFTIWKIGQWMKTDAPGYRSLLSPIGFAYAPQIFNFLTVIPLLGRAIELLLSGWTLLAVIVAVRQGLDIRTRRAAMICLLWFPVIQIVSGVIQSVQQLFD; translated from the coding sequence ATGGCTGCGAATTCTGGAATTTGGCGCACCGTTAAGGATGCAATCACACTAAATGGTCAACTTTACGAAGATGCTCAGAACACACCAAAAACACAAGGATTGGCATTGTCGATCGTGATCTTGGCGGCGCTGTCTCGTGCGATCGGAAGTGTTGTCATTTTGATCCTAACGCGCACCACTTTGATCGCCGCTGTACTAGCTATCGTGCTGGATTTGCTGAGTGTGGTGATTGGCTACTATGTTTGGACATTCACGATTTGGAAAATTGGACAGTGGATGAAAACGGATGCACCGGGTTATCGATCATTACTGAGTCCGATCGGGTTTGCCTACGCACCGCAGATTTTCAATTTTTTGACAGTCATTCCGTTACTGGGAAGAGCGATCGAGCTTTTACTGTCAGGCTGGACATTGTTAGCGGTCATTGTGGCAGTCCGTCAAGGCTTAGATATTCGCACTCGACGGGCTGCCATGATTTGCTTGCTGTGGTTCCCTGTGATCCAAATCGTGAGTGGAGTGATTCAATCCGTACAACAGCTATTCGATTAG
- a CDS encoding Ppx/GppA phosphatase family protein has translation MVNSLSKPPQDSSMTLPTVSPNRDRILAAIDVGTNSIHMVIARIQPQIPAFTIVGREKATVRLGDFCKKTGELSAEAMDRAMVALRRCQEVAKSVNAEQTIAVATSAVREAPNGQAFLQRIEDELGLWVNLISGAEEARRIYLGVLSGMNFNNQPHVIVDIGGGSTELILGDGHEPRSLSSTKVGAVRLSAEQVTTDPISLTEFGGLQAHIRGMLERSIDELQAHLKPGERPRLVGTSGTIETLVALNAREKFGTVPVPLNGCELSLKDLKEWINRLRKMSLAERLAVPGLSERRAEIILAGALILQEVMTQLKTESIVICERSLREGVIVDWMVAHGLIEDRLRYQGSVRERSVIKTAQKYQVNLEHSQRVAEFALSLFDQTQGKLHGWEAEERILLWAAAILHNCGHHVGHSSHHKHSYYLIRHAELLGFTEMEIETIANLARYHRKNPPKKRHETYRNLTSKRHRRVVEELYPLLRLAVALDRRQIGAIQSIECQFTPEPRELRLLIKPTHPNDPCELELWSLEFKKESVEAGYGVKLTPVLV, from the coding sequence ATGGTGAATTCCCTCTCGAAACCCCCTCAAGACAGCTCGATGACGCTTCCTACCGTTTCTCCGAATCGCGATCGCATTCTCGCCGCGATCGATGTGGGAACGAATTCGATTCACATGGTGATTGCCCGCATTCAGCCGCAGATTCCCGCTTTTACGATCGTGGGACGCGAAAAAGCGACGGTTCGATTAGGCGATTTTTGTAAAAAGACGGGCGAATTGTCCGCTGAAGCGATGGATCGGGCGATGGTCGCGCTAAGGCGATGTCAAGAAGTTGCAAAAAGTGTCAATGCGGAACAAACGATCGCAGTGGCGACCAGTGCGGTTCGAGAAGCGCCGAATGGACAGGCATTTTTGCAGCGGATTGAAGATGAATTAGGGCTTTGGGTGAATTTGATCTCTGGAGCCGAAGAAGCACGACGGATTTATCTCGGTGTGCTGTCGGGAATGAATTTTAACAATCAGCCGCATGTGATTGTCGATATTGGGGGCGGTTCGACTGAGTTGATTTTGGGAGACGGGCATGAACCGCGATCGCTGAGTAGTACGAAGGTGGGAGCCGTTCGGTTGAGCGCTGAACAGGTTACGACTGATCCGATTAGTTTGACTGAATTTGGTGGGCTTCAGGCGCATATTCGCGGAATGTTAGAGCGATCGATTGACGAACTTCAGGCGCATTTGAAGCCGGGAGAACGTCCGCGTTTGGTCGGGACATCGGGCACGATCGAAACCTTAGTCGCGCTGAATGCTCGTGAAAAGTTTGGAACGGTTCCTGTTCCGCTGAACGGCTGTGAATTGTCGCTCAAAGATTTGAAAGAGTGGATCAATCGCCTGCGAAAAATGAGTTTGGCAGAACGATTAGCGGTTCCTGGATTATCAGAGCGACGGGCGGAAATTATTCTGGCGGGCGCGTTGATTTTGCAGGAAGTGATGACGCAATTGAAAACAGAATCGATCGTCATTTGTGAGCGATCGCTGAGAGAAGGTGTGATCGTCGATTGGATGGTCGCACATGGACTGATCGAAGATCGATTGCGGTATCAAGGATCAGTTCGAGAACGCAGCGTGATCAAAACCGCTCAGAAATATCAGGTCAATCTAGAGCATAGTCAACGAGTCGCAGAATTTGCGCTGAGTTTGTTTGATCAGACTCAAGGTAAATTACACGGTTGGGAGGCTGAAGAGCGGATACTGCTTTGGGCGGCGGCGATTCTGCACAACTGCGGGCATCATGTAGGACATTCTTCGCATCACAAGCATTCTTACTATCTGATTCGACACGCTGAACTGTTAGGCTTTACCGAGATGGAGATTGAAACGATCGCGAATCTCGCTCGCTATCACCGGAAAAATCCACCGAAGAAGCGGCATGAGACTTACCGGAATTTGACCAGCAAGCGGCATCGTCGAGTTGTGGAAGAACTCTATCCATTACTTCGGTTAGCTGTGGCGCTCGATCGTCGTCAGATTGGAGCGATTCAATCAATCGAGTGTCAGTTCACACCTGAACCAAGAGAGCTGCGATTGCTGATTAAGCCGACGCATCCGAATGATCCTTGTGAGTTGGAGCTTTGGAGCTTGGAATTTAAGAAGGAAAGCGTTGAAGCGGGGTATGGTGTCAAGCTGACTCCTGTTTTAGTGTGA